The following are encoded in a window of Rubellicoccus peritrichatus genomic DNA:
- a CDS encoding alpha-amylase family glycosyl hydrolase produces the protein MPARAEFMVQYFNTNYAELTDKIPELAEAGYGSIWLPPPTKGSGGLSVGYDLWDRFDLGSKNNRGSVRTRYGTEEELLRLIATAHRFGIRIYFDNIMNHNAFDIPGFNENTPLDVYEGFVPEDFHLRLTDEGFYRKWDNTRDWNSTWQVQNLGLADLIDIAHENPNTNFGPSEGDDHPKFSFVRQPDSPEYYLDTDLPISVTNPSTGIAFNVFTFANKEPFTDTGWGPSNTGAGDGKFSWDDTNANGQHDAGEASESFDDLGLFPDNPDRTEGAGDGIYNMGNPVVEDVNSLLIRAARWQLDRTNADGYRLDAVKHVPSYFFGQQNGGDKDASSAGYLGQSQEQFNITRGFSDWNNHRDSVFNTEQGRDDAMMFGEHLGQPPGFGEYVDAGMRLVDNDLRSKLNGTLGSPFAGLQGLDQPGSGGFAPSVAVMHAQSHDNDFAARRELQHAMYATRAGIGLIYTDGNYQAETLGDSGGAFPRHANTNFLGQFADGRVPNLTYIHEHFARGSQKGVWADADFIAYERLDYSQGAGNDGEAVSLLFMMNDNFASGQARSFGTSFPATGGGADAYLYQYARGGPSQVGFYTYASNLNSVVVPPGGYFIFSWKNPDPAPLWPGNGLQIYQNDQAVSTVSIPRRDGPDGDPGYNPLGLPDDDPTDYTYHIDIPRVTDGDDLRFVARFDGSAENVLFKLGGADLNSQMGIGATTGELRDNPPAVSLDTFLGFEQGGFIHRQYAEKFAAVDTLRNKFGSQGAGTYSTTIGSGSFNYSVSSDHDDNDFDNKSGTVASFLYHEPDTAVGGSPPGGATQQYVENADTISIWAKSNSVGAGFNMVVYYTTDGTFPEGAGGEGTGSTQTTNLSFSHNDDGGTTDWWGVADIPKPTAGATLTYKIGVYKDSDGVNPIGSVFPSGSSEVDTKLSMMTVFEIDDFNAETIEWYPHNDYGKKQTGLTEGMHMIQARAFLQRGSFSPIYNTIKQTFYYDAQRPQAEIAFPQPSDVLGGSQYGAVIRTDRTVREVWYHIADGDASNDDVNTRVLVGNGAGFEPFTDANANETWDNGEAFEDLNENGIWDGNLAVNWVQATEVTPNLFVDSDQPREFRFDYINIPASGNATIYVIIREFSSAGFADFSLDPADAITGHYTLLTSTHTVDGPDRRMFVRFPERDMDPVDDNYVMKVYFTKEMADGFTQEELESQFTVRIGSTEDSDAGIVQDTSNATINYNVTSDFHEFAWTLPNLFNGDPEFLHDITILHNVEGLPELITSRIVKALPSSKPTVIFISPPIQTEQGRTFEIVFPDVPLPADIADRVYNVQVRTDNRVNEVDVSLDFGPSAATTFTPIRTNPDGESFTDENDNDAYDEGEPFVDLNGNESYDAVLAPAYYAEEGNQRFWDFTWTFPLGVKVPGVYGLRAEAHIDNDGTPDNFTTRTVPVIYRELVDNGIDDDSDDDGLLDANETTDTPLPEGNVESWTNGEVHIATVAYGFSLPTQPDSDGDLLPDGLEVGWRTAISADTDTTTDTNGDGFPNFLPDLDPPFFNTLDNEGSVLDIDSASRGGDRTRLVFGSYTDPTNPDTDGDGLDDGIEDRNRNGWVDGDGASLDPANGPTLARDWPDGIMNPGETWTETDPNNADSDGDGLSDGNGEDKDADSYVTGDTNQDRIWQVGEAWTETDPLNPDTDGDGLPDGWEAGNGLDPLDDGTNSLRTADNGSGVPRNGINADPDNDTFDNGTELANGTHPLVPDTGAPPPADRIFIGPFPDADQITVGGVTNDRAFTDWKIDDLLVLDENEGDGTNNQGGDTYLAFDGFDTSRDIVAFYFRDGGDPTQSGDGTLNFRLDFFDLMPFAEQANLDIYVVIDTGNTSVGEYALPDEIDTGTEMRWEAIVAVYSGNVGAVLVDTNVGSNTTAIGQDLSGFGVERRDQTAANGFGQAYFSSDFDAVEFSISRQALIDAGWNGLNPDSLNFQVFTTRDGTQNSPVGAGDIGGRSDIRDTIFDDFLAENHFRAQPEIAGSNSVLRGWFSRGGSNDRGKRTKVAAVIHGNQSIKPGNEIQELINDGEGAGYHRPLDVHSAYNETSAGGDVLAPLSLHTTATLASAIQWAKVDPAANKPWRDGPEFNNSIGTLATDGVIDLVGSTYSDHVLPYFPDSYHSDNISRASALLGGIYGANPSTDILWPAERVLDGSTLEQIVRVGFDATYVDQFRHLWKWFGRSSALSDDGYRINQINGLNIFAINNRADLFSIGDGDQKGPSHAFRKLLGRKARSGTQDQVVTWFANWESFGESASADAYDSNIAWLASRPWIQLVTHQQILDGEIDLSQPSDGAGDIWGVVDRGTGLTLEKTAQLFVDHATAENYDNWFFGKAGSPAFQGLESTTLEIRPGVSLGDNYGQIGQSGLINDTWNALQGVSLTNTSLQDIAYGTLHAAVFQTAFHNSSNNDLSQFSTGDFINPVTGSEDLAAFARDSQSQARFAAVYARVDTWANAAASDTYFDTAVATSEDIDLDGEVEYLIFNDRLFVLFERIGGRMTGAWLRDIDTGEIFQVVGNFLSFSGSDTEEEDSVYRTSGFKDWFVEKADPVEDSSAQINNLYAVFTVAGGETGWSFQDSSTHFTKKITLEPRGNALIATYSLNPAVVDRIFLRFGLSPNLGDLLVNGQDNLTVLEEVTGEINIHNEASGATVRAFINPLTGDVALNGAATDDDLGEFDTLNLRNQAQTQQVELVATSDDFSFELGFETGIALSFDRNADGLPDAWVEAFGLDALGQSSPSDNPDNDSLNNEDEYILGTNPTLPDVFSSTVSEQPATGYSITFPTRRDRVYQVYYSHDLVNWNPASNTIQGTGSSEVWTDDGSTTGGSPLSQPGGRRFYHVRVNLP, from the coding sequence ATGCCTGCTCGGGCAGAATTCATGGTTCAGTATTTTAATACGAATTATGCTGAGCTAACGGACAAAATCCCGGAGCTGGCCGAGGCGGGTTATGGCTCGATCTGGTTGCCTCCTCCGACCAAGGGTTCTGGCGGGCTTTCTGTCGGGTATGACCTGTGGGATCGATTTGATTTGGGCAGTAAAAACAACCGGGGCTCAGTTCGGACTCGATACGGTACGGAAGAGGAGCTTCTAAGGCTGATCGCGACAGCACATCGCTTTGGTATTCGTATCTACTTCGATAATATCATGAATCACAATGCCTTTGATATTCCAGGGTTCAATGAGAATACCCCTTTGGATGTCTATGAAGGTTTTGTCCCGGAGGATTTTCACCTTCGACTGACAGATGAAGGCTTTTATCGCAAATGGGACAACACACGTGACTGGAACAGTACGTGGCAGGTGCAGAATCTTGGACTGGCGGACTTGATTGATATCGCTCACGAAAATCCGAATACCAACTTCGGTCCCAGCGAGGGAGACGATCATCCCAAGTTTTCTTTTGTTCGTCAGCCCGATAGTCCTGAATATTATTTGGACACCGATTTACCGATCTCAGTGACGAATCCATCGACTGGTATTGCGTTTAACGTATTCACTTTTGCGAATAAGGAGCCTTTCACCGATACAGGTTGGGGCCCTTCGAACACAGGTGCCGGTGATGGTAAGTTCTCCTGGGATGATACCAATGCGAATGGTCAGCACGATGCCGGTGAAGCGAGTGAATCGTTTGACGACCTAGGGCTCTTTCCCGACAACCCTGACCGCACCGAAGGTGCTGGTGATGGTATTTACAACATGGGCAATCCTGTGGTGGAGGATGTGAACAGTTTGCTCATTCGTGCCGCCCGCTGGCAGCTCGATAGAACCAATGCAGATGGCTATCGTCTGGATGCGGTTAAGCATGTGCCGAGTTATTTCTTTGGTCAGCAGAATGGAGGAGACAAAGATGCATCCTCAGCCGGTTACCTGGGGCAAAGCCAGGAACAGTTCAATATAACACGCGGTTTTAGTGACTGGAACAATCACCGTGATTCTGTCTTTAATACTGAACAGGGGCGTGATGATGCCATGATGTTCGGTGAGCACTTGGGGCAGCCTCCCGGTTTTGGTGAATACGTGGATGCTGGGATGCGTCTCGTTGATAACGATCTTCGCAGTAAACTCAATGGCACACTCGGCAGTCCCTTTGCTGGATTACAAGGATTGGACCAGCCTGGTAGTGGTGGATTCGCTCCAAGCGTTGCAGTCATGCACGCACAGAGCCATGACAATGATTTTGCCGCTCGTCGTGAGTTGCAGCATGCGATGTATGCGACACGTGCTGGTATCGGCTTGATTTATACGGATGGTAATTATCAGGCTGAGACTCTTGGTGACTCCGGCGGTGCTTTCCCGCGTCATGCCAATACAAATTTTCTCGGACAGTTTGCCGATGGCCGAGTGCCAAACCTAACTTATATTCATGAGCATTTTGCCCGTGGTTCACAGAAGGGCGTCTGGGCTGATGCAGACTTTATTGCATACGAACGCCTTGATTACAGTCAGGGGGCTGGCAATGACGGTGAGGCAGTTTCCTTGCTTTTTATGATGAACGATAACTTTGCTTCTGGCCAGGCAAGATCGTTCGGCACCAGTTTTCCAGCGACTGGCGGTGGTGCTGATGCATATCTTTATCAGTATGCGCGTGGTGGCCCAAGTCAGGTCGGCTTCTACACCTACGCTTCGAACCTGAACTCTGTTGTCGTTCCGCCGGGCGGTTATTTTATCTTCTCCTGGAAAAACCCTGACCCAGCTCCACTCTGGCCGGGCAATGGTCTGCAAATTTATCAGAACGACCAGGCTGTGAGCACTGTGAGCATCCCGCGTCGTGATGGTCCTGACGGCGATCCAGGATACAATCCACTGGGTCTACCGGATGATGATCCGACTGATTATACTTACCACATTGATATCCCACGTGTCACCGATGGCGACGACTTGCGTTTCGTTGCGCGCTTTGATGGTTCTGCCGAAAACGTTCTCTTTAAACTTGGTGGCGCAGATTTGAATTCGCAAATGGGCATTGGTGCGACTACGGGTGAGCTTCGCGATAACCCTCCTGCTGTCAGCCTGGACACTTTCCTCGGCTTTGAGCAAGGTGGTTTCATTCATCGCCAGTATGCTGAGAAGTTTGCTGCCGTTGATACCTTACGTAATAAATTCGGTAGTCAAGGCGCAGGAACCTATTCAACGACCATTGGCAGTGGGTCCTTTAATTACAGTGTCAGTTCGGATCACGATGATAATGACTTTGATAACAAGAGTGGGACGGTTGCTTCGTTTTTGTATCATGAGCCTGATACAGCAGTCGGCGGCTCACCTCCGGGTGGTGCCACTCAGCAGTATGTAGAAAATGCTGACACAATTTCTATTTGGGCTAAAAGCAACAGCGTTGGTGCTGGTTTCAATATGGTCGTCTATTATACGACTGATGGTACTTTCCCGGAAGGTGCCGGTGGAGAAGGGACTGGTTCCACTCAGACCACAAATCTTTCCTTCAGCCACAACGATGATGGTGGTACTACGGATTGGTGGGGCGTCGCTGATATTCCAAAACCAACAGCGGGTGCGACTTTGACTTATAAGATTGGTGTCTACAAGGACAGCGATGGTGTTAATCCGATTGGCAGTGTTTTTCCGAGTGGTTCCAGTGAGGTTGATACGAAGTTATCCATGATGACAGTATTTGAGATCGATGATTTCAACGCGGAGACGATCGAGTGGTACCCACATAACGACTATGGTAAAAAGCAGACCGGTTTGACCGAAGGTATGCATATGATCCAAGCCCGCGCCTTCCTCCAGCGCGGTAGCTTCTCGCCTATCTACAACACAATCAAGCAGACTTTCTATTATGATGCACAGCGTCCCCAGGCTGAAATCGCTTTTCCGCAACCAAGTGATGTCCTCGGTGGCTCTCAATACGGTGCGGTCATTCGGACAGATCGAACCGTGCGTGAGGTCTGGTATCATATTGCCGATGGAGATGCTTCCAATGACGATGTCAACACGCGTGTCCTGGTTGGTAATGGCGCAGGCTTTGAACCTTTCACTGATGCAAACGCCAACGAAACATGGGATAACGGTGAAGCGTTCGAAGACTTGAATGAAAATGGCATTTGGGACGGTAATCTGGCTGTCAATTGGGTTCAGGCGACCGAGGTAACACCCAATCTTTTCGTGGATAGTGATCAGCCACGTGAATTTCGTTTTGATTACATCAATATCCCGGCAAGTGGAAATGCTACTATTTATGTAATTATACGTGAGTTTTCTTCTGCCGGATTTGCTGACTTCAGCCTCGATCCTGCTGATGCAATAACTGGCCACTACACATTGTTGACTTCGACGCACACCGTTGACGGCCCGGATCGCCGTATGTTTGTCCGCTTCCCTGAGCGCGATATGGATCCGGTTGACGACAACTATGTGATGAAGGTTTATTTCACCAAAGAGATGGCCGATGGCTTTACTCAAGAGGAGCTCGAGTCGCAATTTACGGTCAGAATTGGAAGCACTGAAGATAGCGATGCAGGAATTGTTCAGGATACATCGAACGCGACGATAAATTACAATGTAACGTCTGACTTTCATGAGTTCGCCTGGACGCTGCCTAATCTCTTCAACGGTGATCCGGAGTTTTTGCATGATATCACCATCCTGCATAATGTCGAAGGGCTTCCTGAGTTGATCACTTCACGCATAGTCAAGGCATTACCGAGTTCCAAACCAACCGTCATATTTATCTCGCCTCCGATTCAGACGGAGCAAGGACGCACTTTTGAGATCGTTTTTCCCGATGTACCATTGCCCGCCGATATCGCTGATCGTGTATATAACGTTCAGGTTCGCACCGATAATCGTGTAAACGAGGTTGATGTATCACTCGATTTTGGGCCATCGGCTGCAACGACCTTTACGCCGATTCGAACGAATCCCGACGGTGAGAGTTTCACTGATGAAAATGACAATGACGCTTACGATGAAGGTGAGCCGTTTGTTGATCTGAATGGCAATGAAAGTTACGACGCCGTCTTGGCTCCTGCTTACTACGCCGAAGAGGGTAATCAACGCTTTTGGGACTTTACCTGGACTTTTCCTCTGGGTGTCAAGGTGCCTGGCGTTTATGGGCTTCGTGCTGAGGCTCATATCGACAACGACGGTACTCCAGACAATTTTACCACGCGCACGGTTCCGGTGATCTATCGTGAGTTGGTGGACAACGGAATCGATGATGACAGCGATGACGATGGTTTGCTCGATGCCAATGAGACAACCGATACGCCTTTGCCTGAAGGTAATGTCGAAAGCTGGACCAATGGTGAAGTCCATATTGCGACTGTCGCCTATGGCTTTAGTTTGCCAACACAGCCTGACTCCGATGGCGACCTTTTGCCGGATGGTCTTGAGGTGGGCTGGCGCACTGCGATCTCCGCTGACACCGATACAACTACGGACACCAACGGTGACGGCTTTCCTAACTTTCTTCCCGACCTGGACCCACCTTTCTTTAACACCCTTGACAATGAAGGAAGCGTTCTCGACATCGACAGTGCATCACGTGGTGGTGATCGCACTCGGTTGGTTTTTGGCTCATATACTGACCCGACAAATCCTGATACGGACGGTGACGGATTGGATGATGGTATTGAAGACCGGAACCGCAATGGTTGGGTCGATGGTGATGGTGCTTCCCTGGACCCTGCGAATGGTCCGACTCTCGCTCGTGACTGGCCGGATGGTATCATGAACCCTGGCGAGACATGGACTGAAACGGATCCTAACAATGCGGACTCTGACGGTGATGGTCTTTCCGACGGAAATGGTGAAGACAAAGATGCAGACAGCTATGTGACAGGTGATACTAACCAGGACCGCATCTGGCAGGTTGGTGAAGCATGGACTGAAACGGATCCGTTGAATCCTGATACGGACGGTGATGGATTGCCAGATGGATGGGAAGCAGGTAACGGCCTTGATCCGCTTGACGATGGAACTAATAGCCTCCGCACTGCTGATAATGGAAGTGGTGTTCCTCGCAACGGTATCAACGCCGATCCGGATAATGATACCTTTGATAATGGCACTGAGCTTGCCAACGGCACACACCCTTTGGTTCCCGACACCGGAGCTCCTCCTCCAGCTGACCGTATTTTTATTGGTCCATTCCCTGATGCGGATCAGATCACAGTTGGTGGAGTCACCAATGACAGAGCATTCACTGATTGGAAGATCGATGACCTGCTTGTCCTCGACGAAAACGAAGGCGACGGTACCAATAACCAAGGCGGCGATACTTATCTTGCATTTGATGGTTTCGATACATCCCGTGATATTGTTGCATTCTACTTCCGAGATGGAGGTGATCCGACTCAGAGTGGCGATGGCACGCTGAACTTCCGTCTTGATTTCTTTGACCTAATGCCTTTCGCCGAACAGGCGAATCTCGATATTTATGTTGTTATCGATACCGGCAACACATCTGTCGGCGAGTATGCTTTGCCCGATGAGATTGATACTGGCACAGAGATGCGTTGGGAGGCGATTGTTGCCGTCTACTCCGGTAACGTCGGGGCTGTTCTGGTCGATACTAATGTCGGTAGTAACACTACAGCTATTGGACAGGATCTTTCTGGTTTCGGTGTCGAGCGCCGCGATCAGACCGCAGCCAATGGTTTTGGTCAGGCTTACTTTAGCAGCGACTTCGATGCCGTTGAATTTTCGATCTCACGTCAGGCCTTGATTGATGCTGGTTGGAATGGCCTCAATCCTGATTCGCTCAATTTTCAGGTTTTTACGACCCGCGATGGTACTCAAAATTCGCCGGTTGGCGCGGGTGATATTGGTGGTCGCAGTGATATTCGGGACACGATCTTTGATGACTTCCTTGCGGAGAATCATTTTCGAGCTCAACCAGAGATTGCTGGCTCAAACAGCGTGCTACGCGGATGGTTTTCCAGAGGTGGAAGTAATGACCGTGGGAAACGGACCAAGGTTGCCGCTGTAATACATGGTAACCAGTCGATCAAACCTGGTAATGAGATTCAGGAGCTGATCAACGATGGTGAAGGAGCAGGCTATCATCGGCCTCTGGATGTGCATTCAGCATATAATGAAACTTCAGCTGGAGGTGACGTTCTTGCACCGTTGAGTCTTCATACCACGGCTACTTTAGCTTCTGCAATTCAATGGGCAAAGGTCGATCCCGCTGCAAACAAACCATGGCGCGATGGTCCAGAATTTAACAACAGCATCGGCACGCTTGCCACGGACGGGGTTATCGACCTGGTTGGTTCCACTTACTCAGATCACGTTTTACCTTACTTTCCGGATTCCTACCACTCCGATAACATCAGCCGCGCTTCGGCCTTGCTAGGGGGTATCTATGGTGCAAATCCATCCACGGATATCCTCTGGCCGGCCGAGCGCGTGCTCGATGGTTCGACACTGGAGCAGATCGTTCGGGTAGGTTTCGATGCCACCTATGTGGATCAATTCCGCCACCTTTGGAAGTGGTTCGGGCGGTCTAGTGCTTTGAGTGATGATGGTTATCGCATTAATCAAATCAACGGCCTGAATATTTTCGCAATCAATAACCGTGCGGATTTATTCTCCATTGGCGATGGTGATCAAAAAGGGCCATCGCATGCCTTCCGTAAGCTGCTTGGCCGGAAGGCGCGTAGTGGAACACAGGATCAGGTCGTTACCTGGTTTGCAAATTGGGAAAGCTTTGGAGAAAGTGCCAGTGCCGATGCTTATGATTCGAATATCGCCTGGCTTGCCAGTCGTCCCTGGATACAGTTGGTTACTCACCAACAGATTCTTGATGGTGAGATTGATCTCTCTCAGCCTTCGGATGGTGCTGGTGATATCTGGGGAGTCGTTGATCGTGGCACTGGTTTAACGCTTGAGAAAACAGCACAACTTTTTGTCGACCATGCGACAGCAGAAAATTACGACAATTGGTTCTTTGGCAAGGCAGGTAGCCCTGCATTCCAAGGTTTGGAGTCAACGACTCTTGAAATTCGCCCGGGTGTGTCGCTTGGAGATAACTATGGTCAGATTGGGCAATCAGGCTTGATCAACGATACCTGGAATGCCTTGCAGGGTGTCAGCCTGACCAATACGAGTTTGCAGGATATCGCATATGGTACGCTTCACGCCGCAGTGTTCCAGACGGCATTTCATAATAGCAGCAACAATGACCTTTCTCAGTTCAGTACGGGTGACTTCATCAATCCGGTCACGGGCAGTGAAGACTTGGCTGCTTTCGCGAGAGATTCACAGTCGCAGGCACGCTTTGCCGCAGTTTATGCTCGAGTGGATACATGGGCTAATGCTGCCGCCAGTGATACTTACTTTGACACAGCAGTTGCGACCAGCGAGGATATCGACCTAGACGGTGAAGTTGAATATCTCATTTTCAACGATCGCCTCTTTGTTCTGTTTGAGCGTATTGGCGGACGTATGACAGGTGCATGGTTGCGTGATATTGATACAGGAGAGATCTTTCAGGTAGTTGGTAACTTCCTCAGCTTTTCTGGTTCCGACACAGAGGAGGAAGATTCCGTTTATCGCACCTCAGGTTTTAAGGACTGGTTTGTTGAGAAGGCTGATCCGGTGGAAGACTCTTCGGCGCAGATCAATAATCTTTATGCCGTCTTCACTGTTGCGGGTGGTGAAACCGGTTGGAGCTTCCAGGATAGCTCAACGCACTTTACAAAGAAGATCACACTGGAACCACGCGGCAATGCGCTCATTGCAACCTACAGTTTGAATCCTGCAGTGGTGGATCGCATCTTCCTGCGCTTTGGGCTTTCGCCTAATCTTGGGGATCTCCTGGTCAACGGGCAGGATAACCTGACGGTGCTGGAAGAAGTCACTGGCGAGATCAATATCCATAACGAAGCTTCAGGTGCAACGGTGCGTGCTTTTATCAATCCTTTGACTGGTGATGTTGCTCTAAATGGCGCAGCGACTGATGATGATCTTGGTGAATTTGATACGTTGAATCTTCGCAATCAGGCGCAGACTCAGCAGGTCGAGCTCGTAGCAACGAGTGATGATTTCAGTTTTGAGTTAGGTTTTGAAACTGGAATCGCGCTTAGTTTCGACCGCAATGCTGATGGTTTGCCAGACGCCTGGGTAGAAGCTTTTGGATTGGATGCCCTTGGGCAATCCTCGCCATCAGATAATCCCGACAACGACTCATTGAATAACGAAGATGAATATATCCTTGGAACCAATCCAACGCTCCCCGACGTATTCAGCAGCACAGTCAGTGAGCAACCGGCGACTGGTTATTCCATTACATTTCCTACACGGCGCGACCGCGTTTATCAGGTTTACTACAGCCATGATCTTGTGAACTGGAATCCCGCCAGCAACACGATTCAAGGCACAGGTTCTTCCGAAGTTTGGACTGATGATGGTTCGACTACCGGGGGATCTCCTTTGAGTCAGCCCGGAGGCCGTCGATTCTATCACGTTCGTGTCAATTTACCATAA
- a CDS encoding PEP-CTERM sorting domain-containing protein produces MKKVIVLLSLFAVSQAHAASGIFGAYLSFDVDSVISTYGENQPGPNTTTGYNGSDLGTVNTGESVTLSFAEVLTFKNGGSDVTGASINFRVYETGSPSGVFTETGINFGSNAPFTDIAGNNFTNAGDQSWNNITTSTDVANGLSAGNYTVEVFWKATSTDGDHFVNNGGSNYTATFEVVPEPSTYAALFGLAVLGLAAWRRRRS; encoded by the coding sequence ATGAAAAAAGTTATTGTTCTATTATCGTTATTTGCAGTATCTCAGGCACATGCGGCCAGTGGCATTTTTGGAGCCTATTTGAGTTTTGATGTGGATTCCGTGATATCCACTTATGGGGAGAATCAGCCAGGCCCCAACACCACAACCGGCTACAACGGATCCGATCTTGGAACCGTCAATACAGGTGAAAGCGTAACACTATCTTTCGCCGAAGTTTTAACCTTTAAAAACGGCGGAAGTGATGTGACTGGAGCCAGCATAAACTTCCGTGTCTACGAAACCGGTTCGCCAAGTGGAGTTTTTACAGAAACAGGAATCAATTTTGGATCAAATGCCCCATTCACAGACATTGCTGGTAACAACTTCACCAATGCCGGCGACCAAAGCTGGAACAATATTACCACCAGCACGGATGTTGCCAATGGACTTTCCGCAGGGAATTACACGGTAGAAGTATTCTGGAAAGCGACCAGCACAGATGGTGATCACTTCGTGAACAATGGTGGTTCCAACTATACAGCCACTTTTGAAGTTGTCCCCGAACCTTCGACTTATGCTGCTTTGTTTGGGCTGGCCGTTCTTGGGCTTGCTGCCTGGAGGCGTCGCCGTTCATAA
- a CDS encoding DNA-binding transcriptional regulator: protein MKSVLPSAPRIALLMEGTRNYERGLLRGIAKYTNLHGPWQFYRHVPYLPDQHVSPVELVRTWQPDGLIIRESEHYDELLDLPMPVMYVPTTEPRSGLSNIVVNDYAVGRMAAQHLYESGLRHFAFCGMNALFFWSRLRCEGFCETLSEYGHEVSIFESSQGDEFLNRNDEFETLQQWLRDLPSQTGLMVCTDDFSLLVQEACLAVGRSIPEEIALIGVGNDEAVCDLTTTPMSSVSLNTERAGYDAAEQLARQLSRGTRRSHKQTKPVNVVVEPLRVVARRSTDATLTFDPDVSTAIAFINERINYPIEVNDVVNAVSLSRRALYDHFKSVTGQTISAYIRERRVEHFARLLLETNLTIAEIAYAMGYDTDTNIARLFQKTRGMTPHAFRRKFGGNTTTG from the coding sequence ATGAAGTCAGTGCTGCCATCTGCCCCGCGTATTGCGTTGCTTATGGAAGGCACGCGCAATTATGAGCGTGGTTTGCTGCGAGGCATTGCAAAGTACACGAATTTACATGGGCCTTGGCAGTTTTATCGGCATGTTCCGTATTTGCCCGATCAACATGTGTCGCCGGTCGAATTAGTTCGTACTTGGCAGCCTGATGGTCTGATCATTCGCGAATCTGAGCATTACGACGAACTATTGGACTTGCCGATGCCTGTTATGTATGTGCCGACGACTGAGCCCCGATCTGGGCTGTCGAACATCGTGGTCAATGATTATGCGGTAGGGCGAATGGCTGCCCAGCATTTGTACGAAAGTGGTCTGCGGCATTTTGCATTTTGTGGCATGAACGCTTTGTTCTTCTGGTCACGCCTGCGCTGCGAGGGTTTTTGTGAGACTTTGTCTGAGTATGGGCATGAGGTGTCCATCTTTGAGAGTTCTCAAGGAGATGAGTTTTTAAATCGTAATGATGAGTTTGAAACCTTGCAGCAATGGCTACGGGATTTGCCGTCGCAGACCGGGCTGATGGTTTGTACGGATGACTTCTCGCTTTTGGTGCAGGAGGCATGCTTGGCTGTAGGGCGTTCGATCCCTGAGGAGATTGCGTTGATTGGTGTCGGCAATGATGAGGCCGTTTGTGATTTGACAACGACACCAATGAGCAGTGTTTCGTTGAATACAGAGCGTGCAGGCTACGATGCGGCCGAGCAACTCGCACGTCAGCTAAGTCGAGGAACGAGGCGATCGCATAAACAAACCAAGCCAGTGAACGTAGTCGTTGAGCCGTTGCGTGTCGTTGCGCGTCGTTCTACAGATGCGACGCTGACTTTCGATCCCGATGTTTCTACCGCAATTGCATTTATCAATGAACGGATCAATTATCCCATCGAGGTGAATGATGTGGTCAATGCAGTGAGTTTATCGCGCCGTGCTTTGTATGACCATTTCAAAAGCGTTACAGGACAGACGATATCTGCTTACATTCGTGAGCGTAGGGTGGAGCATTTTGCGAGACTACTCCTTGAGACGAATCTCACCATTGCTGAGATTGCATATGCAATGGGCTATGATACGGATACAAATATTGCTCGCTTGTTTCAAAAAACTCGAGGGATGACGCCACATGCTTTTCGCCGCAAGTTCGGCGGTAATACCACAACAGGGTAG